aGCCGGTAAGAGTTTAGATAAGCGTCTGGTGATAAGATTGGCGATGGGAAGGGGGTCCTGACTCACCTGCCAGTTGATGAGTAAGTACTTATTCAGGCCGGTTTTTGGATCTTCAATACGCACGAAGGCGTACATGATCTTGCCACTGTTGAGGTCCTCGCTGAGCTCCTCCACACCGCCGTCTCCGGAGCCAACGAGCTTCAATTCGTTGGTCTGGCCCTCATAGCCGAACAGGGACCAATTGGTGTCACTCTTGTCGTCCAGCACATCCTTCCAGGCGGCCACGATTTGCGAGCGATTCTTCTCGAAGCTGATGGCCATGGTGTGGGGTTGCCAATGACCTTGAACAAAGAGATCTCGGCCAGCTTTCACTGGTTCACCTTATTTGGATGCCTGTGCCCGCGTCTTCGCCCAACGTCGCTCGAGTGAAAGCCAACGCCCGCAATGACTCCAACTCTGGCTTCGGAGTGGCTTaggttttaattaaatgcacaaCTGCAGCCgactctctcgcacacacacaataaacaGCATAGGATAGCGGCTGATTGATTTTCCAGTCTCCGTCTCTTCGAATGTCCAGCGGCGGGATGGTCGCGGCTCCTGGTCACTGATCTTCAATTCACACGTGCATCAGTTATTAAAAGTAACGGCTGGGCAGcgttttcatttgatttggcCTGTTTTAAATGGACTTTTAAATTAGCTCGCTCTCCTACAACAGTTTTTTGCAAGTCgaacaacaaaacagcaaactgagtgcagtgtgaccgcggatcgATACAGTacggtccgaccctcagaaatataccgaaacataccgtctcatttaaaaaatataccgtaaatatactgacgaattattcGTATTCAGGCAacatcatattcctcgttttggATATTCGGTTGAAATTTACTAGCTGGCTAGAATCCTGAGCCCTGAACTCACAATTTTATCCAATTGATGCATCACTTTTCTACAAGACTGGTTAATTCTAAGTTCTCATCTTGATTGTATTATCTATGaaataaggtttaagcaaaaaaggTCAAGAACAATTTCCACACAATTCATTTCCTTACATTGTAACTACACCGCAACTACATATTTGCTACATGTCAActacatttttatgtaaatacCAAAAACGGCACCTAGTGGGTGAACATTTTTGGCCGGTTGTTTTTCATATAACCCCCATGGAACATACACTTTTTGACATGACTCTTTTCCgacatttttgaaaatattgagattttgatggcaaacgATCAGGATGTCGATGTATGTCCATGCATGAACTATGGACTAATGAAACGTGGCGGCGAGCTTTTGTCAGAGTGACATTCGATTATTTACACTTTGCGTGTAACTTACATGTCTTTATCGACATGTTACATGGTGGCTAACTACACAAAGAGTGACCCTACTACGTTACCGGAAAAATGCATGAAACAGATGTTTACGTGAATTCTGCAtgaataaaaaagaagaatgAATTGGAAATGGAATGTTCCAAGGACataaacaatataaaatatacgcCCAACATTTCGGAGCTGCTGCCAGAACGCGAGTACCGCTGTGAAAAATGTGGCGACCAGGTGTTCAGCAACCACAGCCACTACCAGCTTCATCTGCGGCAGAGGCACAAAGTGGTCATTTCTAAGCAAAACTTTTCTGTGTTCCATTGTCCAGTGGAACGGTGCAGGTACCATGCCTCTGCAATGGCTCGAGTGGAAGGCAGAAGCTTTTCCAGCCTGCGCTTGGTCCGGCAGCACTTTCAGAAGATCCACCTCGCCAAAAACCACAAATGTCCGCACTGTAGCGAAAAGTTTCTGCTCCAACGAGACCTGGACAGGCACAAATGCTTGGTGCACATATGTAACGTTTGCGGGCTAACATATAGCAGCGCCGCTGGTCTGAGAACCCACATGCGACGCAAGAATCATCTGTTGGATAAAAATGACGGGAAGGTAGCAATACCTGCACTCAGAACGTGGCAGAAGTTGCAGGAAATCACCGTCACCACTAATGAAAATCTACCTACAATTCCCGCAATGCCCCTCACTCCGGAGAGCTCCACGGAGGCAGCAGAACCAGAGCAAACATACGCTTGGTATTTGCCACCCATAGACGTTCAATGTGTGCTGCAGCTCCCGCAGGATTCGCAGAGAGAGAAGCTGGATATGGAAACTCAAACGGAATTCGAAGATCCAAATGAGATACTAGTGCCTCCACTGCGCAACATAGAAACCCAAACGCCAGACGACAACTGGGATCAGGGAACCATAGGCGAGATGACGATGGTAACGGCAACGGTAGTGCAGGAAACCCAAACGCCGGAAGACAATTGGTATCATGGAACGTTGGCCGAAATGACGACGGAATTAAATTCGGAACTGCCGGTGCAGGCACACACGGCTGCCACTTCAGTTGGTCACATCGAAACCCAAACGCCAGACGACAACTGGGATCAGGAAACGATGACAATGGTAGTGCAGGAAACCCAGACACCAGACGACAACTGGGATCCAGAAACGATGATCGAGATGACGCAGGTGCAGGAACAGACTGCCGCCACTTCTGTGGGCCACATAGAGACCCAAACGCCAGCCGAAAACTGGGATCAAGTGCAGCAACACACTGCGTCCACTTCAGTCGATGACGGTTTTCCCTCCTATCCCGATAACGAGCCCATGTTTGGCGCTCAGACTTCGGCCAACATGTACACCCAGACCTGTGATGATTTATTCGAGGAGCTGGGACTGTCCCACAtacagacccagacccattGGCCGGACGATGGACTGTACAACACACAGCATACGCAAACCTGCGACGAAATGCTTGACGAGCTGCTGGAGAACTTTACTTCCACATATACACAGACCCGATGGCTGGACTGGCAGGACAACGAAGATAACGACAGATGAACCAAGGTGTCATTAAATATGGTATATTCCATGAATATATAGAAGTTTTATTACAAAATACTGTCAACCTTTTCTTTACGTCTACTGCAAGCAGGCGGTTCTCTGGAATCAAGTGGTTTTTGGCTTTAACTTGGCCAAGAGCAGCTCTGAGCATTGGAAGAAGCAGTAGCTGCAAAAGCAGAGCGCCATATAGTTACCCACTCCACTTAAGTAGGCGCCGCGCATCAGAAAGTCGCCAATTTCCTGTCCCCCAATGAAGTACACATTCGAAAAGGCAGCCGGAATAAATAGCTGGGTGGCCAGCATGGCATGCAGTCTCTGAGCTCCGACAGGGCCCAAGTGTCTAAGCGTCCAGGTCTGGTAGGTGGGCATGGAAATCAACGACTTGTAGAGCTTCTCCGCGGCAAGGCAGAGGAAGTTGAGTATGCTCCAGATGAGTACATAGGTGTAGCAGCCATGCCAAACGAAGACAAACGCAAAAGTCAGGGCAGTGGCACAAAATTTTCTCGCAGGAGAGGAGTGCTTGCCACACAGCTCTGCATAGATGTGCTTGAAGAGGAACTCGTAGAGCCCCTCATCAAAGTACTTCCACATGTCCGAGTAGAAGTGTATGCGTCCAATGCAGCGGGGACGACTGGGCGCCGGAATCCCATCGTGCACCGCAAAGGCGATCCCCAGGCCATAGGTGACCACGTAGTAAAGGAAGAAGAACTGTCCCATGAAATAGCCGGCAGAGTGCTGCCAGAAAACAGAGTCCATCATGGCCACCATGCGGACATCCCTCGCCATGTAGTGTATGTAGAAGTAGTGGAGTCCGCACTGCATCAGTAGCCACCAGATAGCGCTGCGTCCCACGGCGCAAATAAATCCCAGCCAATTCCGTGGCGCTCCCTGTCCCTGGCGACGAGCTGCGAATCGCTGGTAGCTGATGATGGGCCCGTAGGTTAGGCATGGAAAGTACATGGCATAGCCCAGATACTGGATCAAGTCGTAGCTTGATGTGTTAACGTCCTTCTGTGCGCCAAATTTCGACAGGGCAAAGCTGCAGCCGCGCAGCAAACTCCAAGAAAGAGTAACTATCACCATTACATACTCCGCATAGCCGACGCGGTCAATCCACCACGTGTTGTTCTTCATCACATTGATCCACAGGATCCAGCCGGCGGAGAGGAGCCACACCAGGCGCTTGGAGCCGGTCAACGACACCAGAAAATAGCTACCGACCAGCAGAACCAGCACCGCCAGCGATGTCCAATGGAGATTGAGGCCCAGTGCCAAGGCACAAACGGCAGCGTATCCATGGCACAGCAGGCGTGGCCACTTCCAGTTAAGCACTCCATTCACAATCGCGTGCAACAAGTAGAAGGGCCAGAACTTTGCGATAAAGTCCCCAAAGTTCTCCAGCTCGTCGTTGCTGTCATCGCGGCGACGCCGCAGGAATGGGAGCAGGCTCCAGCCATCCGAGAACTGAAACTGAGCCTCCTTGACGATGTGGTCGCGCAGCTCATAGATTTTGTACAGTCCAACAACAATATAAGCTATATAAACACcgaaataaacaaatatttcgCACCTGCTCAGCAACCcggcatttggcattttgtaCTTTGCAATCGATAGTCTGCCGATAGTATAACAAACCGATATAATTTGACGCGCCAAATTTGGACGTTTTTAAGGCAGGTGAGATGGCCGTGAGAAAAATCAAAGGGAAGCGTTGTTTAGGTCGAGGGATTTAATGATAAGACTTATTTAGAATCTTAACTTAACTGGTAAGTAGCCTAATTGTACGAGTAGATTCTAAAACGTTAGCTAACTCTATTATATCTAGTTCAGTATCTCTTCATCATAGTCGTCCTGTTCCTCCTTCTTTACCTTTCTTTCCGCGGCGGACATGCGGCGCTGAAGGTGCCGCCAGAGTGTGCTCTTGGGTATCTCGAACAGATTCGCCGCATGGTTCTGCGACATTCCCTGAATCATGCAGGCATGGACGGCCTTGGCCAGTTTCTCGCGAAGCTCGTCCTTGGGGGTAGTGTCACGGCGGCGGCAAGCCACAAACTCAGGCAGGCGACCCTGCGCCGACAGTCGAACTTTGTGTCTATGTAGGGTTGACATGGGTATCCCCAGATCCCGGCTGATGTTCTTTAACGAGTCGCCGACTTTAAGTCTTTCGTACGCTTCAGACAATGATGGTCTCTCGCGGTTACTTCGCATATACGCGGGGTTGGTGCGCACACGACGCCACAAAACCGTCTTCGAAATGTCATAACGATCGGCAGCCTTTTGCAGACTTAGTCCCTCGAGTATCACGGCGTCGGCCGCGAGATCCAGGGCATCGTT
The sequence above is a segment of the Drosophila pseudoobscura strain MV-25-SWS-2005 chromosome X, UCI_Dpse_MV25, whole genome shotgun sequence genome. Coding sequences within it:
- the Asciz gene encoding uncharacterized protein Asciz, encoding MECSKDINNIKYTPNISELLPEREYRCEKCGDQVFSNHSHYQLHLRQRHKVVISKQNFSVFHCPVERCRYHASAMARVEGRSFSSLRLVRQHFQKIHLAKNHKCPHCSEKFLLQRDLDRHKCLVHICNVCGLTYSSAAGLRTHMRRKNHLLDKNDGKVAIPALRTWQKLQEITVTTNENLPTIPAMPLTPESSTEAAEPEQTYAWYLPPIDVQCVLQLPQDSQREKLDMETQTEFEDPNEILVPPLRNIETQTPDDNWDQGTIGEMTMVTATVVQETQTPEDNWYHGTLAEMTTELNSELPVQAHTAATSVGHIETQTPDDNWDQETMTMVVQETQTPDDNWDPETMIEMTQVQEQTAATSVGHIETQTPAENWDQVQQHTASTSVDDGFPSYPDNEPMFGAQTSANMYTQTCDDLFEELGLSHIQTQTHWPDDGLYNTQHTQTCDEMLDELLENFTSTYTQTRWLDWQDNEDNDR
- the rasp gene encoding protein-cysteine N-palmitoyltransferase Rasp; this translates as MPNAGLLSRCEIFVYFGVYIAYIVVGLYKIYELRDHIVKEAQFQFSDGWSLLPFLRRRRDDSNDELENFGDFIAKFWPFYLLHAIVNGVLNWKWPRLLCHGYAAVCALALGLNLHWTSLAVLVLLVGSYFLVSLTGSKRLVWLLSAGWILWINVMKNNTWWIDRVGYAEYVMVIVTLSWSLLRGCSFALSKFGAQKDVNTSSYDLIQYLGYAMYFPCLTYGPIISYQRFAARRQGQGAPRNWLGFICAVGRSAIWWLLMQCGLHYFYIHYMARDVRMVAMMDSVFWQHSAGYFMGQFFFLYYVVTYGLGIAFAVHDGIPAPSRPRCIGRIHFYSDMWKYFDEGLYEFLFKHIYAELCGKHSSPARKFCATALTFAFVFVWHGCYTYVLIWSILNFLCLAAEKLYKSLISMPTYQTWTLRHLGPVGAQRLHAMLATQLFIPAAFSNVYFIGGQEIGDFLMRGAYLSGVGNYMALCFCSYCFFQCSELLLAKLKPKTT